A window from Fibrobacter sp. UWB11 encodes these proteins:
- the purB gene encoding adenylosuccinate lyase produces MRDQFESPLIKRYASKEMSFIFSPQYKFQTWRKLWIYLAESEMELGLPITQEQVDELKAHEKDINFEVAEEEEKRRRHDVMSHVYAYGVQCPKAKGIIHLGATSAFVGDNTDLIQMQQAMILVRKRLCRVMDKLSKFAMEYKDMAQLGATHFQAAQLTTVGKRACLWLQDMLIDLEELNFLIEVLPFRGVKGTTGTQASFMDLFNGDEEKIMELDRRVTAKAGFKRVLTITGQTYTRKWDNRVNQVLSSIAQSLHKFATDMRLMQGVKEVEEPFEKTQIGSSAMAYKRNPMRSERICSLARFVMAQVNSTAFTQATQWFERTLDDSANKRLAIPEAFLAMDAMLIIAENVTNGLVVYPKVIEKRIMAELPFMATENIIMEGVKNGGDRQELHEEIRVMSMEAGKVVKEQGKDNDLLERVLKNEKFQKLGITEEKLKEILDLRKFVGRAPGQVVKFVTEEVRPAIEAIPAWDSIDAGELKV; encoded by the coding sequence ATGCGTGATCAATTCGAAAGCCCGCTTATCAAGCGTTATGCTAGCAAGGAAATGAGTTTCATCTTCAGCCCGCAGTACAAGTTCCAGACTTGGCGCAAGCTGTGGATTTACCTCGCCGAATCCGAAATGGAACTCGGCCTCCCGATTACGCAGGAGCAGGTGGACGAACTGAAGGCCCACGAAAAGGACATCAACTTTGAAGTCGCCGAAGAAGAAGAAAAGCGCCGCCGCCACGACGTGATGAGCCACGTCTATGCTTACGGCGTGCAGTGCCCGAAGGCTAAGGGCATTATCCACCTCGGTGCAACGTCTGCATTCGTGGGGGACAACACCGACCTTATCCAGATGCAGCAGGCCATGATTCTCGTGCGCAAGCGTCTTTGCCGCGTGATGGACAAGCTTTCCAAGTTTGCTATGGAATACAAGGACATGGCTCAGCTCGGTGCAACACACTTCCAGGCTGCCCAGCTCACGACCGTCGGTAAGCGCGCTTGCCTCTGGCTCCAGGACATGCTCATCGACCTCGAAGAATTGAACTTCCTCATTGAAGTGCTTCCGTTCCGCGGCGTGAAGGGTACGACCGGTACGCAGGCTAGCTTCATGGACCTGTTCAACGGCGACGAAGAAAAGATTATGGAACTCGACCGCCGCGTGACCGCCAAGGCTGGCTTCAAGCGCGTGCTCACCATCACCGGTCAGACTTACACTCGTAAGTGGGACAACCGCGTGAACCAGGTGCTCAGCTCCATCGCTCAGAGTTTGCACAAGTTCGCTACCGACATGCGCCTTATGCAGGGCGTGAAGGAAGTCGAAGAACCGTTCGAAAAGACTCAGATTGGTTCCTCTGCCATGGCTTACAAGCGTAACCCGATGCGCAGCGAACGCATTTGCTCCCTCGCTCGTTTTGTGATGGCTCAGGTCAACAGCACCGCCTTCACGCAGGCAACGCAGTGGTTCGAACGTACGCTCGATGACAGTGCAAACAAGCGCTTGGCAATTCCTGAAGCATTCCTTGCCATGGATGCCATGCTCATCATCGCCGAAAACGTCACGAACGGTCTCGTCGTTTATCCGAAGGTTATCGAAAAGCGCATCATGGCAGAACTTCCGTTCATGGCTACCGAAAACATCATCATGGAAGGCGTGAAGAATGGTGGCGACCGTCAGGAACTCCACGAAGAAATCCGTGTGATGTCCATGGAAGCAGGCAAGGTCGTGAAGGAACAGGGCAAGGATAATGATTTGCTCGAACGCGTTCTCAAGAACGAAAAGTTCCAGAAGCTCGGCATCACCGAAGAAAAGCTCAAGGAAATTCTCGACCTCCGCAAGTTTGTGGGTCGCGCTCCTGGTCAGGTTGTGAAGTTCGTGACCGAAGAAGTCCGCCCGGCTATCGAAGCAATCCCAGCATGGGATTCCATTGATGCTGGCGAATTGAAAGTTTAA
- a CDS encoding TIGR02172 family protein: MLMEKIDLSQWTMFSNRHNSENYNSPDGKWMLKLGFPGFCSTKEELLREQDICRKVVSLGIPTPHVGDIVEQDGRLGLIYERIVGKRSISKCVGENPEHLEEYIKVFAEHCKKLHSTSCIPGTFQDAEEKYSRLLEQSKMFPENVKEFARKLIKETPKVSRCVHGDMQTGNLIVNDNGAYFIDLGEFACGNPLYDLGCYYYFCHYLPDDFLLATHYMNAESMRKCWDVFAKHYFGADTPEKLAAVDTRVKPYVLFPILDFEHLMAEDANLKYLEMNFQVAKKDLGL; encoded by the coding sequence ATGCTTATGGAGAAAATTGACTTATCACAATGGACGATGTTCAGCAATCGTCACAATTCCGAGAACTACAACAGTCCGGATGGCAAATGGATGCTGAAATTGGGTTTTCCGGGTTTTTGCTCGACGAAGGAGGAATTGCTTCGCGAGCAGGATATTTGCCGGAAAGTGGTTTCACTTGGAATCCCGACGCCGCATGTGGGCGATATTGTCGAACAGGACGGTCGTTTGGGGCTGATTTACGAACGCATCGTGGGGAAGCGTTCGATTTCGAAATGCGTGGGCGAAAATCCAGAACATCTTGAGGAATACATCAAGGTTTTTGCAGAGCATTGCAAAAAGTTGCATTCTACGTCGTGCATTCCTGGCACGTTCCAAGATGCGGAGGAAAAGTATTCGCGATTGCTCGAACAATCCAAGATGTTCCCTGAGAACGTCAAGGAATTTGCGCGTAAACTCATCAAGGAAACGCCAAAGGTTTCTCGTTGCGTCCATGGCGATATGCAGACGGGCAACTTAATAGTCAATGACAATGGTGCGTACTTTATCGATTTGGGTGAATTTGCTTGCGGCAACCCGCTTTATGATTTGGGGTGCTATTATTATTTCTGCCATTATTTGCCGGATGATTTTCTTTTGGCGACGCATTACATGAATGCTGAATCTATGCGCAAGTGCTGGGATGTATTTGCAAAGCATTACTTTGGTGCAGATACTCCGGAGAAATTGGCGGCGGTGGATACTCGCGTCAAGCCGTATGTATTGTTCCCGATTCTCGATTTTGAGCATTTGATGGCCGAAGATGCAAATTTAAAATACCTGGAAATGAATTTCCAGGTAGCTAAAAAAGACTTGGGATTGTAA
- a CDS encoding glutamate-cysteine ligase family protein, which produces MSNYKLWERFGVEMEFMIVDRDTLNVLPRADVPLGKDKDGNQLSDIEYDDIGLSNELVSHVLEFKCAHPKSTFDGLGKRFFHEIRRANKKLEKINAMLLPSACHPFMDPAEMQLWPYDCLDIYQTYDRIFNCKGHGWANLQSTHLNLSFDGDEEFGELHAAIRLLLPLIPAIAASSPYLDGKYTGYRDARIEVYRHNQDKVPEITGQVIPEQAYSYDEYNKQIFDKVKKAIAPYDTEHLLNHFFLNSRGAIARFDRGAIEIRLVDIQECPNADIAIVELEIATLKAIVNGKFAASRENASAANSVPHTLKEYRDFLRNFDTTRLAELLTKTTKDAENAQIDWQEYLSVFGMDFATTPASTPVTAGDIWKHIYSVVKNNLTEVSQSFMEKMLERGTLSSALYKALGDSPAHEAFVTEYKKLADCLAHNRLYGINE; this is translated from the coding sequence ATGAGCAATTACAAACTTTGGGAACGCTTCGGCGTCGAAATGGAATTCATGATTGTCGATCGCGACACGCTCAATGTGCTGCCTCGCGCCGATGTCCCGCTCGGAAAAGATAAAGACGGCAATCAGCTTTCGGACATTGAATACGATGACATCGGACTTTCCAACGAACTTGTAAGCCATGTGCTAGAATTCAAGTGCGCTCATCCCAAGTCCACATTTGACGGACTTGGCAAGCGATTCTTTCATGAGATTCGCCGTGCAAACAAGAAGCTCGAAAAAATCAACGCGATGCTTTTGCCAAGCGCCTGCCATCCGTTCATGGACCCGGCTGAAATGCAGCTTTGGCCGTACGATTGTCTCGACATTTACCAGACTTACGACCGCATTTTCAACTGCAAAGGTCACGGCTGGGCAAACTTGCAAAGCACACACCTGAACCTTTCTTTTGATGGCGACGAAGAATTTGGCGAGCTTCACGCAGCGATTCGCTTGCTGTTGCCGCTAATCCCCGCCATTGCCGCCAGCAGCCCGTATCTCGACGGCAAATACACTGGCTATCGCGATGCCCGCATCGAAGTTTATCGCCACAATCAGGACAAAGTTCCTGAAATCACGGGCCAAGTCATCCCGGAACAAGCTTACAGCTACGATGAATACAATAAGCAGATTTTCGACAAGGTAAAGAAAGCTATCGCCCCGTACGATACCGAACACTTGCTGAATCATTTCTTCTTGAACAGCCGTGGTGCTATCGCCCGCTTTGATCGTGGAGCCATTGAAATACGCCTCGTCGATATTCAAGAATGCCCGAATGCCGACATCGCCATCGTTGAACTTGAAATCGCAACACTCAAGGCCATTGTGAACGGCAAATTCGCGGCATCTCGCGAAAACGCATCCGCCGCAAATTCCGTGCCGCACACGCTCAAGGAATACCGCGATTTCTTGCGCAACTTCGACACGACACGCCTTGCAGAACTCCTCACCAAAACCACGAAGGACGCAGAAAACGCCCAAATCGATTGGCAAGAATACCTCTCCGTATTTGGCATGGATTTCGCGACCACCCCCGCATCCACCCCGGTTACCGCCGGCGATATTTGGAAGCACATCTACAGCGTCGTGAAAAACAATCTCACCGAAGTCTCGCAGAGTTTCATGGAAAAAATGCTCGAACGCGGAACGCTCTCCAGCGCCCTCTACAAAGCGCTCGGCGACTCCCCCGCCCACGAAGCATTTGTCACGGAATACAAAAAATTAGCCGATTGCCTTGCACACAACCGGCTCTATGGAATTAACGAGTAA
- a CDS encoding RimK family protein codes for MKKIIVVNTPKNWKFHIPEAEIVSAKDYLTNPEFTTQKNVRVFNLCKDYSYQSKGYYVSLLAEARGHKVIPNVKNIRDFKAPAVVKIISDEIDELIQKSLHKLTGTEFVLSIYFGQNVSAQYLELSQALYRVFQAPLLRAKFVFKQKWFIQSIRPISVDEIPETHKEMVDQFAIEYFQKDRYVSPKTEDYVYDLGILTNPEEVEPPSNKEAIQLFIEAAQDTGFRVEMITKTDYHRVGEFDAIFIRETTNVNHHTYAFARRAQSEGIAVIDDPDSILRCSNKVYLQELMTVGKIPSPKTIIAHSENRHTLAKEIGFPMVIKTPDSSFSMGVKKANNKEELEKILDTMFEHSDLLIAQEFTPTEFDWRIGILDGKPLFACKYYMAKDHWQIYNWDSKDKNAVCGKWDCLPIESVPHGIVKTALRVASLIGNGLYGVDLKEINGHPVVIEVNDNPSIDHGIEDQVGKKKIYLAIMRSLRHRIEDRQNAAQQKVLQHERDMFL; via the coding sequence ATGAAAAAAATAATTGTCGTGAACACGCCAAAGAATTGGAAGTTTCACATTCCCGAAGCCGAAATTGTCTCGGCAAAAGACTACCTTACTAATCCAGAATTTACAACACAAAAAAACGTTCGCGTTTTCAACTTGTGCAAGGACTACAGCTACCAGAGCAAGGGCTATTATGTAAGCTTGCTTGCCGAAGCGCGCGGTCACAAGGTCATCCCGAACGTCAAGAATATCCGCGATTTCAAGGCCCCGGCAGTCGTGAAAATCATCAGCGATGAAATCGATGAACTGATCCAGAAGAGCCTGCACAAGCTGACGGGCACGGAATTCGTGCTTTCCATTTACTTTGGGCAAAACGTCAGTGCGCAATACCTAGAACTTTCGCAGGCACTTTACCGCGTTTTCCAGGCTCCGCTCCTGCGTGCAAAATTTGTCTTCAAGCAAAAATGGTTCATCCAGTCTATCCGCCCGATTAGCGTTGACGAAATTCCTGAAACGCACAAAGAAATGGTGGACCAGTTTGCCATTGAATATTTCCAGAAAGACCGCTATGTCTCCCCCAAGACGGAAGACTACGTGTATGATCTCGGCATTTTAACGAATCCCGAAGAAGTGGAACCGCCGAGCAACAAAGAAGCCATCCAGCTGTTCATTGAAGCCGCGCAAGATACGGGTTTCCGCGTGGAAATGATTACCAAGACGGACTACCACCGTGTCGGTGAATTTGATGCCATCTTCATTCGCGAAACGACAAACGTCAACCACCACACTTACGCATTTGCACGTCGCGCCCAAAGCGAAGGCATAGCCGTCATCGACGATCCCGACAGTATTTTACGTTGTTCCAACAAAGTTTATTTGCAAGAACTGATGACAGTCGGCAAGATTCCCTCCCCGAAGACGATTATTGCCCACAGCGAAAACCGCCACACGCTCGCCAAAGAAATCGGATTTCCGATGGTCATCAAGACGCCTGATTCCAGCTTCAGCATGGGCGTCAAGAAGGCGAACAACAAGGAAGAACTTGAAAAAATTCTCGACACGATGTTCGAGCACAGCGACTTGCTCATCGCACAGGAATTTACACCCACAGAATTTGACTGGAGAATCGGCATTCTCGACGGAAAGCCGCTCTTTGCCTGTAAATACTACATGGCAAAGGACCACTGGCAGATTTATAACTGGGATAGCAAGGACAAAAACGCTGTTTGTGGCAAATGGGATTGCCTCCCGATTGAAAGCGTCCCGCACGGCATCGTGAAAACGGCCCTCCGCGTAGCAAGCCTTATCGGTAACGGGCTTTACGGCGTGGACCTCAAGGAAATCAACGGCCACCCGGTCGTAATCGAAGTGAATGACAACCCGAGTATCGACCACGGTATCGAAGACCAAGTTGGCAAAAAGAAAATTTATCTCGCCATCATGAGGAGCCTGCGCCACCGCATCGAAGACCGCCAAAATGCAGCACAACAGAAAGTACTCCAACACGAAAGGGATATGTTTTTATAG
- the mfd gene encoding transcription-repair coupling factor, with protein sequence MLTISEFLQENSFPAISLFENADNEAIHVNGASVPLASMMVANRFLKSPQNILVIAKDYRSAEVWVENLESMVGEEFVRFFPSLGLKPYEIKVPFEGVLEERLKFFRDVSHTEKPFVVVCPLDAFLMKLPEPGEIMRQVRTLRVGDQLEPSSLRPWFLDHGFTEQPMVSGVGEFSIRGCIVDVNCLLYPHPIRIEFYGDEIESIRAFDIFSQRSLEQMTHIEFFPMGEFTVPESVMAGEECSAESLWWHRPNHQRLVASLLDYMPRASLVFEELSLLSETASKMYGAFRGAYDEARVTDAGIAAPADIWFKIGELSRLFVGRASLDMTRVKVDDGNWHEMHMRAQDFTSNGTDAVAKEIEEFYDKGGRVYVMAQTLGGVNRLREIFDGLPVEDYFIGNLSEGFWLEDDNVAFLTESRILNRHANKARKHKIAGSVTNALMVESLNRGDLVAHEDHGIGRYLGLVRVEVNGGMVDCALLEYDGGDRLKFPVSDLQKIERLDRSDDVETKLDRLGSKTWENIKKRVKEKVIKIARDLVELYAKRELVEGFGFPPDGNMQKEFEDSFEYDPTPDQLRATADIKRDMESRRPMDRLICGDVGFGKTEVAMRAAFKCVASNKQVAILVPTTILAAQHYENFCERFAAYPVNIALMNRYKSAKEKKEIFKQIADGSVNIVIGTHALLSNKGEFKDLGLLIIDEEQKFGVKQKEKLRQLRLAVDTLSMSATPIPRSLHLSMTGVRDISLINTPPINRLPVETKLMQRDDEVLKNAILDELARGGQVFVVNDRVQTITKLAEDIEAMAPEAKVAVAHGQMEDHELERVMDAFLSRKFDILVSTSIIESGLDVPNANTIIIMNAHHFGISQLYQMRGRVGRSSVLAKAFLVIPQRGEISQESMRRLKALEQFTDLGSGYQLAMRDLEIRGAGNLLGQEQHGFIAEVGFETYVRLVREAVEMLRGGALEKPIQPRVEIGVDAYLPEDYVEDGLTRISLYQRIARITSQADVQNIESELQDRFGPVPTPAKMLLLVTELGLLAGRLRIQGLALRKGVIVATFAETPSPDPRVLGEISSLCTCNMRYLGMSPLQAVFEVGRGTPVEMAKKTLEVFRAFANIQVQAATIRSADPLLTALGVGETH encoded by the coding sequence ATGCTTACCATTTCGGAATTCCTTCAAGAAAATTCGTTCCCTGCGATTTCGCTTTTTGAAAATGCTGATAACGAGGCCATTCACGTCAATGGCGCGTCGGTTCCGCTAGCTTCGATGATGGTCGCGAACCGCTTCTTGAAAAGTCCGCAGAACATTCTAGTGATTGCGAAAGATTACCGCAGTGCCGAAGTCTGGGTCGAGAATCTCGAAAGCATGGTGGGCGAGGAATTTGTTCGCTTTTTCCCATCACTCGGCTTGAAACCTTACGAAATCAAGGTGCCGTTTGAGGGCGTGCTTGAAGAACGCTTGAAGTTCTTCCGCGATGTTTCGCATACAGAAAAGCCTTTCGTTGTCGTTTGCCCGCTTGATGCATTCTTGATGAAACTCCCGGAACCGGGCGAAATCATGCGTCAGGTGCGTACGCTCCGTGTCGGTGATCAGCTAGAGCCTTCGTCTTTGCGCCCGTGGTTTCTTGATCACGGTTTTACGGAACAGCCGATGGTGAGCGGCGTGGGCGAGTTTTCGATTCGCGGTTGCATTGTCGATGTGAACTGTCTTTTGTATCCGCATCCGATTCGTATTGAATTTTACGGCGACGAGATTGAGTCCATTCGCGCTTTTGATATTTTCTCGCAGCGCTCGCTGGAGCAGATGACGCATATCGAGTTCTTCCCGATGGGCGAATTTACAGTGCCGGAATCGGTGATGGCGGGTGAGGAATGTTCTGCAGAATCGCTTTGGTGGCATCGTCCGAATCACCAGCGTTTGGTGGCAAGTCTCTTGGATTACATGCCGCGTGCATCGCTTGTCTTTGAAGAACTTTCGTTGCTTTCGGAAACTGCTTCGAAGATGTATGGTGCGTTCCGAGGCGCTTATGATGAAGCTCGCGTGACTGATGCAGGAATTGCAGCCCCTGCGGATATTTGGTTCAAAATAGGTGAACTTTCTCGTTTGTTCGTAGGTCGTGCGTCGCTCGATATGACGCGTGTCAAAGTCGATGATGGCAATTGGCACGAAATGCACATGCGTGCTCAGGACTTTACGTCGAATGGTACGGACGCGGTTGCCAAAGAAATTGAAGAATTTTATGATAAGGGTGGTCGCGTTTATGTGATGGCGCAGACGCTTGGCGGCGTGAACCGCTTGCGTGAAATTTTTGACGGTCTGCCGGTCGAAGATTATTTTATCGGCAATTTGAGTGAAGGCTTTTGGCTCGAAGACGATAATGTCGCATTCCTCACGGAATCAAGAATTCTAAACCGTCATGCGAATAAGGCGCGCAAGCATAAGATTGCGGGATCGGTGACGAATGCGTTGATGGTGGAATCGCTCAATCGCGGAGACCTTGTGGCGCATGAAGACCACGGCATTGGCCGCTACTTGGGCCTTGTCCGCGTGGAAGTCAACGGCGGTATGGTCGACTGCGCGTTGCTCGAATACGATGGCGGCGACCGCTTGAAGTTCCCTGTATCGGACTTGCAGAAGATTGAACGTCTCGACCGCTCGGACGATGTTGAAACGAAGCTCGACCGCCTTGGCAGCAAGACTTGGGAAAACATCAAGAAACGCGTCAAGGAAAAGGTCATCAAGATTGCGCGTGACCTTGTGGAACTTTATGCGAAACGCGAACTCGTCGAAGGTTTCGGTTTCCCGCCCGATGGTAACATGCAAAAGGAATTTGAGGATTCGTTCGAATACGATCCGACGCCAGACCAGCTCCGTGCCACGGCTGACATCAAACGCGATATGGAAAGCCGCCGCCCGATGGACCGCTTGATTTGCGGTGACGTGGGCTTTGGAAAGACCGAAGTTGCGATGCGTGCAGCGTTCAAGTGCGTTGCTTCGAACAAGCAGGTTGCAATTCTCGTGCCGACGACGATTCTTGCGGCACAGCATTACGAAAACTTTTGCGAACGCTTTGCCGCTTATCCGGTCAACATCGCCTTGATGAACCGCTACAAGAGCGCGAAGGAAAAGAAGGAAATTTTCAAGCAAATTGCAGACGGTTCCGTGAACATTGTGATTGGAACGCATGCGCTTTTGTCGAATAAGGGTGAGTTCAAAGACCTCGGACTTTTGATTATTGATGAAGAGCAAAAGTTCGGCGTGAAGCAAAAAGAAAAATTGCGCCAGCTTCGCCTTGCCGTCGATACGCTCAGCATGAGTGCAACGCCGATTCCGCGCTCGCTGCATTTGAGCATGACGGGCGTTCGCGACATTTCGCTTATTAATACGCCGCCCATTAACCGCTTGCCGGTCGAAACGAAGCTGATGCAGCGCGATGACGAAGTTTTGAAAAATGCGATTCTCGATGAACTCGCTCGTGGCGGTCAGGTGTTCGTGGTGAACGATCGTGTGCAGACGATTACAAAGCTTGCCGAAGATATCGAAGCAATGGCTCCCGAAGCGAAGGTCGCTGTGGCTCACGGCCAGATGGAAGACCACGAACTTGAACGTGTGATGGATGCCTTCCTTTCGCGCAAGTTCGATATTCTTGTGAGTACAAGCATTATTGAATCTGGCTTGGATGTTCCGAACGCGAACACGATTATCATCATGAACGCGCACCACTTTGGCATTAGCCAGCTTTACCAGATGCGTGGCCGTGTGGGCCGCAGTAGCGTCTTGGCCAAGGCGTTCCTCGTCATTCCGCAACGTGGTGAAATCTCGCAGGAATCCATGCGACGCCTCAAGGCTTTGGAGCAGTTTACTGATCTCGGCAGTGGTTATCAGCTTGCTATGCGCGACCTTGAAATTCGTGGGGCGGGCAACTTGCTCGGTCAGGAACAACATGGCTTTATTGCCGAAGTCGGCTTTGAAACGTATGTGCGCTTGGTGCGCGAAGCGGTTGAAATGCTTCGCGGCGGCGCTCTCGAAAAGCCAATACAACCGCGTGTGGAAATCGGTGTGGATGCTTACCTTCCCGAAGATTACGTGGAAGATGGCCTCACGAGAATTTCGTTGTACCAACGCATTGCTCGAATCACGTCGCAGGCGGATGTGCAGAACATCGAAAGCGAATTGCAGGACCGTTTTGGCCCTGTGCCGACACCGGCAAAGATGCTTTTGCTCGTCACCGAACTTGGACTTTTGGCAGGTCGTTTGCGTATTCAGGGACTTGCGCTCCGCAAGGGCGTTATTGTGGCGACATTTGCAGAAACGCCGTCGCCGGACCCGCGCGTGCTTGGCGAAATCAGCAGCCTTTGCACTTGCAATATGCGTTACTTGGGAATGTCTCCGTTACAGGCTGTGTTCGAAGTCGGGCGCGGGACTCCTGTGGAAATGGCGAAAAAAACGCTCGAAGTGTTCCGGGCGTTCGCAAATATTCAAGTGCAAGCGGCGACTATACGGTCCGCAGACCCGTTACTCACGGCACTTGGCGTAGGCGAGACGCACTGA
- a CDS encoding TatD family hydrolase, whose product MFDFHIHLARLPHPKQLTQLLCNKNYDFIAIACEPWEWEEVAQLKKEFSTEIKPFKAAYGIHPMIATQANDEMFAKLQKQLQEDEHAMVGEAGIDKRYPGYDDGTQDKIFLKQAKLALELKRDLQIHCVGDYMRVLNFLIDAGFPQDISQGHEVGDLHVLPRIQEAPRPIFHRFGGDANFVKKALPYGSLFSLHEDSFRKKTTAAAIPHIPQERVFFETDADESFLDPDELVEGLENRLESVRLAYAKCRE is encoded by the coding sequence ATGTTCGATTTTCACATTCATTTAGCACGACTACCCCATCCAAAACAGTTGACGCAACTGCTTTGTAATAAGAATTATGACTTTATTGCGATTGCATGCGAACCATGGGAATGGGAAGAAGTCGCCCAGCTTAAAAAGGAATTTTCAACAGAAATCAAACCTTTTAAGGCGGCTTACGGCATCCACCCAATGATAGCGACGCAAGCAAACGACGAAATGTTTGCAAAATTGCAAAAACAACTACAAGAAGACGAACATGCCATGGTCGGCGAAGCGGGTATCGACAAGCGATATCCGGGCTACGACGATGGTACCCAAGACAAGATTTTCTTAAAGCAAGCCAAACTAGCCCTAGAACTCAAACGGGATTTGCAAATTCATTGTGTCGGGGACTATATGCGGGTACTAAATTTTTTGATAGATGCAGGCTTTCCGCAAGACATTTCACAAGGTCACGAAGTGGGTGATTTACACGTGCTGCCGCGAATTCAAGAAGCACCACGCCCCATATTCCACCGTTTTGGCGGGGATGCTAATTTTGTAAAAAAAGCCCTACCCTACGGTTCGCTCTTTTCGTTGCACGAAGACAGCTTCCGCAAAAAAACAACTGCGGCAGCCATTCCGCATATACCGCAAGAACGCGTGTTCTTTGAAACCGATGCCGATGAATCTTTCTTGGACCCCGATGAACTCGTCGAAGGTCTCGAAAACCGACTTGAATCAGTGCGTCTCGCCTACGCCAAGTGCCGTGAGTAA
- the gatB gene encoding Asp-tRNA(Asn)/Glu-tRNA(Gln) amidotransferase subunit GatB produces MSNYCPVIGLEIHCQLATKTKMFCGCEIEVNTSPNKHVCPVCLGMPGAMPVPNKKAVEYAIRLGLALNCEIDLNAMWTRKNYFYPDLPKGYQITQTGGLPVYDHPICKNGWLEIVKADGTKKRVGITRIHMEEDAGKLIHDMSPSQSHFDANRCGTPLCEIVTEPDIRSPEEAVLVLKKIKQTLEYTRVSNANMENGNMRCDGNISLRPSEDAPFGIRAEIKNLNSFTNLEKALYCEMNLQASTLDAGKEVEQCTKRYDPNADKTIVIRSKEDAHDYKYFPEPDMVRLVTDPAFVDEIRRTLPELPDARRERFMKDFGVSEYDAQVLTEDRDVSEWYDTAAKNCKNGKVLANWVITELLAKMKDLEGGLSALKIKPEQLCALVNLIADNTINGKIAKTVFAEMFETGKDPETIVKEKGLVQVTDTAAIEAVVREVCAANAAQFAEFKAGKVALKGFLVGMTMRKSGGKANPGLVNQILDKLAKEG; encoded by the coding sequence ATGTCTAATTACTGTCCTGTTATTGGTCTCGAAATCCATTGCCAGCTCGCCACTAAGACAAAGATGTTCTGTGGCTGCGAAATTGAAGTGAACACAAGCCCGAACAAGCACGTTTGCCCTGTTTGCCTCGGTATGCCGGGTGCTATGCCGGTGCCGAACAAGAAGGCTGTGGAATACGCCATTCGCTTGGGCCTCGCTCTCAACTGCGAAATCGATTTGAACGCCATGTGGACTCGTAAGAACTACTTCTACCCGGACCTTCCGAAGGGTTACCAGATTACGCAGACGGGTGGACTTCCGGTGTATGACCATCCGATTTGCAAGAATGGCTGGCTCGAAATTGTGAAGGCCGACGGCACCAAGAAGCGCGTGGGCATTACCCGAATCCACATGGAAGAAGACGCCGGTAAGCTCATCCACGACATGAGCCCGTCCCAGAGCCATTTTGATGCAAACCGCTGCGGCACGCCGCTTTGCGAAATCGTGACCGAACCGGATATCCGTAGCCCCGAAGAAGCCGTGCTCGTGCTAAAGAAGATCAAGCAGACGCTCGAATACACGCGCGTTTCTAACGCCAACATGGAAAACGGCAACATGCGCTGCGACGGTAACATTTCTTTGCGTCCGTCCGAAGACGCTCCGTTCGGCATCCGCGCTGAAATCAAGAACTTGAACAGCTTCACGAACCTCGAAAAGGCTCTCTACTGCGAAATGAACCTCCAGGCCTCGACGCTCGATGCAGGCAAGGAAGTCGAACAGTGCACCAAGCGTTATGATCCCAACGCCGACAAGACGATTGTGATCCGCTCCAAGGAAGACGCTCACGACTACAAGTACTTCCCGGAACCGGACATGGTCCGTCTCGTGACCGATCCGGCATTTGTTGATGAAATTCGCCGCACGCTTCCGGAACTGCCGGATGCCCGCCGCGAACGCTTCATGAAGGACTTCGGTGTTTCGGAATACGATGCCCAGGTGCTGACTGAAGACCGCGATGTGAGCGAATGGTACGACACCGCCGCCAAGAACTGCAAGAACGGCAAGGTGCTTGCTAACTGGGTCATCACGGAACTCCTCGCCAAGATGAAGGACCTTGAAGGCGGTCTCTCCGCTCTCAAGATCAAGCCGGAACAGCTTTGCGCTCTCGTGAACCTCATTGCCGACAACACCATCAACGGTAAGATTGCAAAGACCGTGTTTGCCGAGATGTTCGAAACGGGCAAGGATCCGGAAACGATTGTGAAGGAAAAGGGCCTTGTGCAGGTCACCGACACAGCCGCTATCGAAGCCGTTGTCCGCGAAGTCTGCGCTGCCAACGCAGCTCAGTTCGCTGAATTCAAGGCTGGTAAGGTTGCACTCAAGGGCTTCCTCGTGGGCATGACCATGCGCAAGTCCGGTGGCAAAGCTAACCCGGGTCTCGTAAACCAGATTCTCGACAAACTCGCTAAGGAAGGCTAG